A portion of the Salinigranum marinum genome contains these proteins:
- a CDS encoding phosphoribosyltransferase — translation MPDSSRFKDRTEAGTQLGEALSEREIDVDIVLAIPRGGLPLGRAVADVLNVPLDIVVASKIGAPGNPELAIGAVASDGSVWRNGEAVHGTGADEEYFEQEREREAENARQKADRYRGERSEPDLTGKTVAVVDDGVATGSTVRACLQMLRKTDAERVVLAVPVGPPDTVHELQELADEVVVLETPSRFMGVGQFYERFDQVSDEEAMEYLAGEQ, via the coding sequence ATGCCAGACTCTTCCCGATTCAAAGACCGTACTGAGGCGGGAACACAACTCGGAGAAGCGCTCAGCGAGCGGGAGATCGACGTAGATATTGTGCTCGCTATCCCTCGTGGGGGGCTCCCGCTCGGACGAGCCGTCGCCGACGTGCTCAATGTCCCGCTCGATATCGTCGTCGCGTCGAAGATCGGCGCGCCAGGCAACCCGGAGCTGGCCATCGGTGCCGTCGCCAGTGACGGCAGCGTCTGGCGCAACGGAGAAGCCGTCCACGGGACGGGTGCTGACGAGGAATACTTCGAACAGGAGCGCGAGCGGGAAGCCGAGAACGCGCGTCAGAAGGCCGATCGCTACCGGGGCGAGCGATCCGAACCCGACCTGACCGGGAAGACCGTCGCCGTCGTCGATGATGGAGTAGCCACGGGTTCGACCGTCAGAGCGTGCCTCCAGATGCTCCGGAAAACCGACGCCGAACGCGTCGTGCTGGCGGTCCCGGTTGGGCCACCCGACACCGTTCACGAGTTACAGGAATTGGCTGACGAGGTGGTCGTCCTCGAGACACCGAGTCGCTTCATGGGGGTCGGCCAGTTCTACGAGCGCTTCGACCAGGTTTCCGACGAAGAGGCGATGGAATATCTTGCAGGAGAACAGTGA
- a CDS encoding AtuA-related protein has protein sequence MSNWETPVKIGELAHARSGDKGNRVNIGVISETEDAFERLDEQLTADRVAEYFDGIIHGEVERYRLENVQAFNFVGTDALDGGGQVSLRYDTQGKTYAALLLECELPAVNEAKRGPR, from the coding sequence ATGAGTAACTGGGAGACGCCCGTCAAGATCGGCGAGTTGGCTCACGCACGCTCGGGAGATAAGGGGAACCGCGTCAATATCGGTGTCATCAGCGAAACCGAGGATGCGTTCGAGCGCCTCGACGAACAGCTCACTGCCGATCGGGTAGCCGAGTATTTCGACGGGATCATTCACGGAGAGGTCGAGCGGTACCGGCTCGAGAACGTTCAGGCGTTCAATTTCGTCGGCACCGACGCGCTCGATGGCGGAGGACAGGTGAGTCTCAGGTACGATACGCAGGGAAAGACCTACGCTGCGCTGTTGCTGGAGTGTGAACTACCAGCAGTCAACGAAGCCAAGCGTGGTCCCAGATGA
- a CDS encoding HD domain-containing protein, giving the protein MPSGLGSRARELSLPYYEDALPAHDIFHAKRVHDVALQLADQHPDSVDREVLAAAAWFHDIGRPLERVGEIDDHDEWAASEATALLQTEDVATDRLAAVRHSLRAHSIRANSPEPVTIEAKLLFDADKLDAAGAVGLVRLACIVGERSGRTGEQYAIIDDASTLGGDHPELPDIDLIREWTRERLDSLYTEPGRHLGESRWGFMQTFFDQFAHETDAGTGN; this is encoded by the coding sequence ATGCCCTCTGGATTAGGTTCCCGTGCCCGAGAGCTATCACTACCGTACTATGAGGATGCCTTACCTGCACACGATATTTTCCATGCGAAACGAGTGCATGACGTTGCCCTCCAGCTTGCGGACCAGCATCCCGACAGTGTTGACCGAGAAGTACTGGCTGCAGCAGCCTGGTTCCACGACATTGGTCGGCCACTGGAACGGGTCGGAGAGATTGATGACCACGACGAATGGGCTGCGAGCGAAGCCACGGCCCTCCTTCAGACTGAGGACGTGGCGACTGATCGGCTCGCCGCAGTCAGGCACAGTCTGCGTGCACACAGCATCCGGGCGAACTCTCCCGAGCCAGTGACAATCGAGGCGAAACTGCTCTTCGATGCTGACAAACTCGACGCGGCTGGCGCTGTCGGGCTCGTTCGACTCGCCTGTATTGTCGGTGAGCGATCGGGGCGTACCGGTGAGCAGTATGCAATTATTGATGACGCATCTACACTCGGCGGAGATCATCCTGAACTGCCAGATATTGACCTCATCCGCGAGTGGACACGTGAACGTCTTGATTCGCTATATACTGAACCAGGACGACATCTCGGTGAGTCTCGCTGGGGGTTTATGCAGACCTTCTTCGACCAATTCGCTCACGAAACCGACGCAGGCACGGGGAACTAG
- a CDS encoding dienelactone hydrolase family protein produces the protein MSQTTENLVHIPVDDVELEGILDVPDGARGLVVFAHGSGSSRKSPRNNFVAEVIRDRGLGTLLFDLLTEEEDQIRENRFDISLLMDRLVAVTEWLWTRDATRDLNVGYFGSSTGAASALRAADSLEDDIDAVVSRGGRVDMASEVLNEITMPTLFIVGGADTQVLELNREAYDQLSCEKELHVVEGAGHLFEGEGELEEVADVAADWFAEALQ, from the coding sequence ATGTCCCAGACGACCGAGAATCTCGTCCATATCCCGGTCGACGATGTCGAACTCGAGGGAATCCTCGACGTTCCGGACGGAGCGAGGGGCCTGGTGGTCTTCGCCCACGGGAGCGGGTCAAGTCGGAAAAGCCCGCGCAACAACTTCGTGGCGGAGGTCATTCGCGACCGAGGGCTTGGAACCCTCCTGTTCGATCTGCTGACCGAGGAAGAAGACCAAATTCGTGAGAATCGGTTCGACATCTCGTTGCTGATGGATCGTCTCGTAGCCGTCACCGAGTGGCTGTGGACGCGTGACGCCACTCGTGACCTGAACGTGGGCTACTTCGGCTCCAGTACGGGTGCGGCGTCTGCACTCCGAGCGGCGGATAGTCTGGAAGACGATATCGACGCGGTCGTCTCACGCGGGGGGCGCGTCGACATGGCGTCCGAGGTCCTCAACGAGATCACGATGCCGACGCTGTTCATCGTCGGCGGCGCCGACACGCAGGTACTCGAACTCAATCGCGAGGCCTACGACCAACTTTCCTGCGAGAAGGAACTGCACGTCGTCGAGGGAGCGGGACACCTCTTCGAAGGTGAAGGTGAACTCGAAGAAGTCGCGGACGTAGCGGCCGACTGGTTCGCCGAGGCGCTACAGTGA
- a CDS encoding APC family permease has product MNSFRSLLTRSRPGKLGLLEVIAMGVGGMVSGGIYAVLGVAMAQAVNAVPISYLIAGVITLLTAYSYLKLTLHFGEHGGVFSFVEHVVDSPTVAAYVGWVLVVGYVGVMAMYAFAFGAYTLTAARAVFGIALPQYLRPIMSILIVAGFVGLNLKGVNETGLFEDIAVYIKIAILLSLAVLGIVFYDGSVMAINFFSEGVVSPITGFAIIVVSYEGFQLLVYDYEDIENVERVLPVGMYVAITIAILIYVSVSFMATLHLTPEQLVAHEEVALAEAVSHIPVLGAAGFVLVILSAMKSTSSGINATLFGTARLVHKISTEGALPRAFSFRNREGIPVYALLIMGGLTAVFAALGSLKQITEFGSVAFLLSFAVTNYTNLQLADVTWSNRLIPALGLVGTGVAIPIVLYHLYLTDVEILLWILGIFVSIFLIEFLYLERSPFDPDVESDA; this is encoded by the coding sequence ATGAATTCGTTTCGATCACTCCTGACACGCAGCCGACCGGGGAAACTCGGGTTGCTGGAGGTCATCGCGATGGGCGTCGGTGGAATGGTTTCGGGCGGGATTTACGCCGTGCTCGGCGTCGCGATGGCACAGGCCGTGAATGCCGTCCCGATATCGTATCTCATCGCGGGCGTCATCACGCTGCTGACCGCCTACTCCTATCTCAAACTCACCCTGCACTTTGGCGAGCACGGTGGCGTCTTCTCCTTCGTCGAGCACGTCGTCGACAGTCCGACGGTGGCTGCGTACGTCGGGTGGGTACTTGTTGTCGGCTATGTCGGCGTGATGGCGATGTACGCGTTTGCGTTCGGTGCATACACTCTCACGGCCGCCCGGGCAGTCTTCGGAATCGCGCTCCCACAGTATCTTCGTCCGATTATGTCTATCCTGATCGTCGCTGGCTTCGTCGGGCTCAATCTGAAGGGCGTCAACGAAACGGGCCTCTTCGAGGACATCGCGGTGTACATCAAGATCGCAATTTTGCTCTCCCTCGCAGTCTTGGGGATCGTCTTCTACGACGGGAGCGTGATGGCGATCAACTTCTTCAGCGAGGGGGTCGTCAGCCCGATCACCGGGTTTGCGATCATCGTCGTCTCCTACGAGGGGTTTCAGCTGCTGGTGTATGACTACGAGGACATCGAGAACGTAGAGCGAGTGTTGCCGGTCGGGATGTACGTCGCCATCACCATCGCGATTCTGATCTACGTCTCGGTTTCGTTCATGGCGACGCTTCACCTGACGCCCGAGCAGCTCGTGGCTCACGAGGAAGTGGCACTCGCCGAAGCGGTGTCTCATATCCCTGTTCTGGGTGCCGCCGGGTTCGTCCTCGTTATCCTCTCGGCGATGAAGAGTACCTCCTCGGGGATCAACGCAACCCTCTTTGGGACGGCTCGGCTCGTCCACAAAATCTCGACGGAGGGGGCGCTCCCTCGGGCCTTTTCGTTCCGAAATCGGGAGGGGATTCCCGTGTATGCGCTTCTCATCATGGGCGGGCTCACAGCTGTGTTCGCCGCCCTCGGCTCGCTCAAGCAGATTACCGAGTTCGGCTCTGTCGCATTCCTTCTCTCGTTCGCCGTCACGAACTACACGAACCTCCAACTCGCCGACGTGACATGGTCGAACCGGCTCATTCCCGCGCTCGGCCTCGTTGGAACGGGCGTCGCGATCCCGATCGTCCTCTATCACCTCTATCTCACCGATGTCGAAATACTGCTCTGGATTCTCGGCATCTTCGTCTCGATCTTTCTGATCGAATTCCTCTATCTGGAGCGGAGTCCATTCGACCCCGACGTCGAGAGCGATGCATGA
- a CDS encoding FKBP-type peptidyl-prolyl cis-trans isomerase translates to MNSGTRVKIAFTATYPDGELFDTSSQDVAAGYEVDADKRFRPIVLEVGAEPTISSLQEGLFGMEVGETKRIETPHEDLQITYDLAEFEAMVGEPAEPGQEIHAKTGLLGEVVAVDDEMVRVDFDPERSGQTLTFDVEVREIE, encoded by the coding sequence TTGAATTCCGGAACCCGTGTCAAGATAGCGTTCACAGCGACCTATCCAGACGGAGAACTATTCGACACATCCTCGCAGGACGTAGCGGCCGGATACGAGGTCGACGCCGACAAACGCTTCCGACCGATCGTACTGGAGGTCGGCGCCGAGCCCACCATCTCGTCACTCCAGGAGGGACTGTTCGGCATGGAGGTCGGTGAGACGAAGCGTATCGAGACACCACACGAGGACCTCCAGATCACGTACGATCTGGCCGAGTTCGAAGCGATGGTCGGGGAGCCCGCCGAACCCGGGCAGGAAATTCACGCAAAGACCGGTCTGCTGGGTGAAGTCGTCGCTGTGGACGACGAGATGGTTCGGGTAGACTTCGATCCGGAGCGGTCGGGCCAGACGTTGACCTTCGATGTCGAGGTCCGTGAGATCGAATAG
- a CDS encoding ISH3 family transposase: MLRTQQADSRLHEDQILNFLVNTLDEEVSITLGENAQITSEEICEVLVGACADGTSISTLCENSANSPRANAVLYHLRTKFELEQLERVGNTLLQRDILDALPKQVEVVADLHLRPYYGDEDGTEGLYHSEAKRGTTAFHAYATLYARVKNKRYTLAVRRLVDGDTASSVLAEFLGILDGLDLGVKAVYLDREFYDSKCLTLLQAHNHAYVIPIIRWGQSIKQELSEGWSRVIHHDMTAKLDGHSWTVEFPVYIDCTYQNGRYDEHGVARHGYAADAPFINSPRDARYHYAKRFGIEASYRLSEQTIATTTTQDPAVRLLYVVVSLLLQNVWRYLHWEYVATPRRGGRRLWEWSYKEFTNMIRRAAWTALATRRAVPANRPPDDRFVR, encoded by the coding sequence GTGCTTAGAACCCAGCAAGCAGACAGTAGACTCCATGAGGACCAGATTCTTAACTTCCTCGTCAACACCCTTGACGAGGAAGTTTCGATCACTCTCGGTGAGAACGCTCAGATAACGTCGGAAGAGATCTGTGAGGTCCTCGTCGGCGCGTGCGCCGACGGGACCTCAATCTCGACACTTTGTGAGAATAGTGCTAACTCCCCTCGTGCCAACGCCGTCCTCTATCATCTTCGGACGAAGTTCGAGCTGGAACAGCTCGAACGAGTCGGAAACACACTCCTCCAGCGAGATATTCTCGATGCCCTTCCCAAGCAGGTGGAGGTCGTCGCTGACCTCCACCTGCGTCCCTACTACGGTGACGAAGACGGCACAGAGGGCCTCTACCACTCGGAAGCCAAGCGTGGAACAACCGCATTCCACGCGTACGCGACGCTGTACGCACGCGTGAAGAACAAACGCTACACGCTGGCGGTGCGCCGTCTTGTCGACGGCGACACCGCCAGCAGCGTCCTCGCCGAGTTTCTCGGTATCCTTGACGGCCTTGACCTCGGCGTCAAGGCCGTCTACCTCGATCGAGAATTCTACGACAGCAAGTGTCTCACGCTGCTGCAGGCGCACAACCACGCGTACGTCATCCCGATTATCCGGTGGGGTCAGTCGATCAAGCAAGAACTCTCCGAGGGCTGGAGTCGCGTGATTCACCACGACATGACGGCGAAACTCGACGGTCACAGCTGGACCGTCGAGTTTCCCGTCTACATCGACTGTACCTACCAGAACGGACGATACGACGAACATGGCGTGGCGCGTCACGGCTACGCCGCTGACGCGCCGTTCATCAATTCTCCTCGCGACGCTCGATACCACTACGCGAAACGCTTCGGTATCGAGGCCAGCTACCGACTCTCCGAGCAAACGATTGCGACGACTACGACACAGGATCCGGCGGTACGGCTGCTGTACGTCGTAGTGAGTTTGCTGTTACAGAACGTGTGGCGGTATCTGCACTGGGAGTATGTGGCGACGCCCCGCCGAGGCGGGCGTCGCCTCTGGGAGTGGTCGTATAAGGAGTTCACCAACATGATCCGACGGGCAGCGTGGACGGCCCTCGCGACGCGTCGGGCCGTCCCCGCAAACCGACCGCCGGACGACCGGTTCGTCCGGTAA
- a CDS encoding YgaP-like transmembrane domain: protein MDKNVGGIDRIGRIIIGAIVVITGIAALTGYWAAGAVIGGVALVVGAILLVTGTTQKCPINEAVGIDTTEKGKWVRFSVNSEDGE from the coding sequence ATGGACAAGAACGTCGGCGGGATCGATCGAATCGGGCGTATCATCATCGGTGCCATCGTAGTTATCACCGGTATTGCCGCTCTCACCGGCTACTGGGCTGCTGGAGCTGTCATCGGGGGCGTCGCACTCGTCGTAGGAGCGATTCTCCTCGTCACCGGCACAACCCAGAAGTGTCCGATCAACGAGGCCGTCGGCATCGACACCACTGAAAAGGGGAAATGGGTCCGCTTCTCGGTCAACTCGGAAGACGGTGAGTGA
- a CDS encoding metallophosphoesterase family protein, protein MLVLGDAHADEQSNRRALLTAYEEADTDTALQVGDLLYYDLPLPTWFIAGNNEDLDIIESLRTGSDSDRTTNVHLLASTAVELHGIRVAGLSGNYAPTQFDKGRAELQDDRRRHFVREDIERVMELTEVDVFLTHEAPHGLLQSDGYDVGCKYIDRILRNLSPDLCLVGHHHEHVESAFGETTVVCLAPVWESYYILDPETVALERHPSP, encoded by the coding sequence ATGCTCGTCCTTGGTGACGCCCATGCGGATGAGCAGTCGAACCGCAGAGCGTTGTTAACCGCTTACGAGGAGGCCGATACGGATACCGCTCTCCAGGTGGGTGATCTGCTATACTACGACCTTCCGCTCCCAACGTGGTTCATCGCCGGCAACAACGAGGATCTTGACATCATCGAATCGCTTCGAACCGGGAGCGACTCTGACCGTACGACGAACGTGCATCTCCTCGCGAGCACCGCTGTCGAACTCCATGGTATTCGAGTCGCTGGGCTCTCGGGAAACTACGCCCCCACGCAGTTCGACAAGGGCCGTGCTGAACTCCAGGATGACCGCCGACGTCACTTTGTCAGAGAGGACATCGAACGCGTGATGGAGCTTACCGAGGTCGACGTTTTCCTTACACACGAGGCGCCACACGGTCTGCTTCAGAGCGATGGATACGATGTCGGTTGTAAGTACATCGATAGGATCTTGAGAAACCTCAGTCCTGACCTCTGTCTGGTCGGCCACCACCACGAGCACGTCGAGAGCGCGTTCGGCGAAACGACGGTCGTCTGCCTCGCTCCGGTCTGGGAGAGCTATTATATCCTCGATCCGGAGACGGTCGCACTCGAACGTCACCCATCACCGTAG
- a CDS encoding sodium:solute symporter family transporter, whose amino-acid sequence MALDPIIVGIVGLFLVGMLAIGVWATRETKSTADFLIAGKRFGIWAVAFSAFASIMSGFGFIGGPGLFYQGGYAFLWIAIAAPLAFPISWFVLGKKMRLMAEVREILTIPDAAYARYNSDAVRGLTAVSVLLGVISYLAVQLKAMGFVLSEIIGTSQIVALLIAVGVIAIYTVGGGMIAGVTTDLIQGVVMVIGSIVVFAITLNYGGGLTQMSQDIAVNDPTFAGAFGSFPVMLVLCWYFLFTIGNSGQPHMAHKLYMVRDVKLLKWGAPIAGLSYFASSLMMLGIGISVRAGVETGTLSSLGSPDAAAPFFLTNFTPPVIAGLVFAAALGAIMSTSDAFINIGAANMARDIPESLGYEFSTDRQELWAHRIAAASIIVGSLLLAFYAQILVGLLGVVGWALFASAIVPILGIGLNWSGASKEGAVAAVAVSLVLNLGLAVAGEFAGFSLPNSVVIGAFTLVVSSITLIVVSYVTSSSAGTDIASDIRRVVTS is encoded by the coding sequence ATGGCGCTTGATCCCATCATCGTCGGCATCGTCGGACTCTTCTTGGTCGGGATGCTCGCCATCGGAGTCTGGGCGACTCGAGAAACGAAGAGCACAGCCGACTTCCTCATCGCTGGAAAGCGCTTCGGCATCTGGGCTGTCGCCTTTTCGGCATTCGCCTCGATTATGAGTGGCTTCGGGTTCATCGGTGGCCCCGGCCTCTTCTACCAGGGAGGATACGCCTTCCTCTGGATCGCCATCGCTGCACCACTTGCGTTCCCCATCTCTTGGTTCGTCCTCGGCAAGAAGATGCGGCTGATGGCCGAGGTCCGAGAGATCTTGACAATTCCCGATGCAGCGTACGCGCGATACAACAGCGATGCCGTACGGGGACTGACCGCTGTCTCGGTGCTGCTCGGCGTAATCTCGTATCTCGCCGTCCAGTTGAAGGCGATGGGGTTCGTCCTCTCTGAGATCATCGGCACGAGCCAGATCGTTGCGTTGCTAATTGCCGTGGGTGTCATCGCCATCTACACGGTTGGCGGTGGGATGATCGCCGGCGTCACTACGGACCTCATACAGGGTGTCGTGATGGTCATCGGCAGCATCGTCGTGTTCGCCATCACGCTCAACTACGGTGGTGGCCTCACCCAGATGAGTCAAGATATCGCCGTGAACGATCCAACCTTCGCAGGAGCGTTCGGGAGCTTCCCGGTGATGCTCGTTCTCTGTTGGTACTTCCTGTTCACTATCGGCAACTCCGGACAGCCACACATGGCCCACAAGCTGTACATGGTCCGAGACGTCAAGCTCCTCAAGTGGGGTGCACCCATCGCTGGGCTGTCGTACTTCGCCTCCTCCCTGATGATGCTCGGTATCGGCATCAGCGTGCGTGCAGGCGTGGAGACGGGCACGTTATCGTCGCTAGGGAGTCCTGACGCAGCGGCACCGTTCTTCCTGACGAACTTCACGCCGCCCGTGATTGCTGGTCTCGTGTTCGCCGCAGCGCTCGGAGCCATCATGAGTACGAGTGACGCCTTCATCAATATCGGCGCGGCCAACATGGCGCGTGACATCCCGGAGAGCCTCGGGTACGAGTTCTCCACGGACCGTCAGGAGCTGTGGGCACACCGGATCGCCGCGGCGTCGATCATCGTTGGGTCGCTCCTGCTCGCGTTCTACGCCCAAATCCTCGTCGGTCTACTCGGCGTCGTCGGCTGGGCGCTGTTCGCCAGCGCGATCGTCCCGATCCTCGGTATCGGACTCAACTGGAGTGGGGCCTCGAAGGAAGGGGCGGTTGCAGCGGTTGCGGTCTCGTTGGTCCTGAACCTCGGACTCGCCGTCGCCGGTGAGTTCGCAGGATTCTCACTGCCCAACAGCGTCGTCATCGGAGCGTTCACGCTCGTCGTCTCATCCATCACGTTGATCGTGGTGAGTTACGTGACGTCCTCGAGCGCAGGTACCGATATCGCCTCGGATATCAGACGCGTCGTCACAAGCTAA
- a CDS encoding amino acid permease produces the protein MVEHTRTLDFKIAFAIGLGTMIAAGIFSLSGTAVFRIGSSAVVAFVLAALVAGITAAAYSEFASIYSENGGGYLFCSRTFEERDRLKYGVGMSLFLGYTGTTAFYLATMDEWFFRFILPESLQVLPHGSVGILAALTLGMLNARGTEESGMFQLIVTSAKVGVLFAFIGGAIAFVGPTKATATFVSSVEVEPIGIVSVAALAFITFFGFSAIAASAGEIIEPRRTVPRSIAASMVTVTVLYALVIIAMVNAPVPREVLAQGETAMGTVAASFLGPWGQLLIVAGAVFSMVSASNASILAASGIGSLMGRQGHAPRQFARIHRDYRTPFWSVTTATATISLLIFAFITLFSEHGLLGVHSLGLESLTGFATFNLLVPLAVVDIALIYSRRNHPDIERGFSMPLVPALPVVGVLANLALILNLPPVGVVVGAVFTLGLFVAYFVWGGAPHVEELVERVVPPGVPATTTSGAPAGGEAEEAESERFRILVAIARPERAVPYVRLAEMLSRGRGTEPLVQILNVTHIPDQTPNEMVRETAQERAMRIEEQLSAADVDVEYTVEGHVCRDIAFDILQTARDDQADQILMGYPEEHPTITETVEYNAPCGVFFTSNVDAIDDLSTINIGAGGGPHHLALLPIVNRLGEQGAEVHVISVTPETGGTAEPVDETVSALMEIESLHVHNVTADTVAEGLVSTTIGNGGLLVIGATRDRRLRRWVFGSTPDRTIDLARSSNVPLLIHASTSGVSGRIEEYLFPIYRYLRRHLGERRAFRRIIETPSETE, from the coding sequence ATGGTTGAGCACACGCGAACACTTGATTTCAAAATCGCGTTCGCGATCGGGCTAGGGACGATGATCGCGGCGGGGATCTTCTCGCTTTCTGGAACAGCCGTGTTCCGGATCGGTTCGAGCGCCGTCGTCGCGTTCGTGCTTGCAGCGCTGGTCGCTGGAATCACCGCTGCAGCCTACTCCGAGTTCGCGTCGATCTACTCCGAAAACGGTGGGGGTTACCTCTTTTGCTCGCGGACCTTCGAAGAGCGGGACCGCCTCAAATATGGCGTCGGTATGTCACTCTTTCTCGGATACACTGGCACAACGGCGTTCTATCTCGCAACGATGGACGAGTGGTTCTTCCGGTTCATCCTCCCGGAGTCGCTCCAAGTCTTGCCCCACGGAAGCGTTGGGATTCTCGCTGCACTAACACTCGGAATGCTGAACGCTCGTGGAACCGAGGAATCGGGGATGTTCCAGCTCATTGTAACGAGTGCGAAGGTCGGTGTCCTGTTCGCTTTCATCGGAGGAGCGATTGCGTTCGTCGGACCGACGAAGGCGACTGCGACGTTCGTATCGAGCGTCGAGGTCGAACCGATAGGCATCGTCTCGGTCGCCGCGCTGGCATTCATTACCTTCTTCGGCTTCTCTGCCATCGCCGCGAGCGCGGGCGAGATTATCGAACCTCGAAGGACCGTCCCCCGTTCCATCGCCGCAAGCATGGTCACCGTCACAGTTCTGTACGCGCTCGTCATCATCGCGATGGTGAACGCGCCAGTCCCCCGCGAAGTGCTCGCACAGGGAGAGACGGCGATGGGGACCGTGGCAGCATCCTTCCTTGGACCGTGGGGGCAGTTGCTCATCGTCGCTGGCGCCGTTTTCTCGATGGTGAGCGCCTCGAACGCGTCAATCCTCGCCGCGAGCGGGATCGGCTCGCTCATGGGCCGCCAGGGACACGCTCCCCGGCAGTTTGCCCGGATTCACCGCGATTATCGCACGCCGTTCTGGAGCGTGACGACGGCGACGGCGACGATCAGCCTCCTTATCTTTGCGTTCATCACACTCTTCTCGGAGCACGGACTGCTCGGCGTCCACTCCCTCGGCCTCGAATCACTCACCGGGTTCGCCACGTTCAATCTCCTCGTCCCCCTGGCCGTGGTAGACATCGCGCTGATCTATTCCCGCCGGAACCATCCGGATATCGAGCGAGGGTTCTCGATGCCACTCGTTCCCGCACTTCCCGTGGTAGGGGTACTGGCCAATCTCGCGCTTATCTTGAACCTTCCACCCGTCGGGGTCGTCGTTGGCGCTGTATTCACTCTCGGACTCTTCGTCGCGTATTTCGTCTGGGGCGGTGCTCCCCACGTGGAAGAACTCGTCGAGAGGGTCGTCCCTCCCGGCGTTCCCGCCACAACGACCAGCGGTGCCCCAGCCGGTGGTGAGGCCGAGGAAGCGGAGTCAGAACGATTTCGGATTCTCGTCGCGATTGCACGCCCAGAGCGGGCTGTTCCCTACGTACGGCTCGCGGAGATGTTGAGTCGCGGACGAGGCACCGAGCCGCTGGTGCAGATCCTGAACGTCACGCATATCCCCGACCAGACGCCGAACGAAATGGTCCGCGAGACAGCCCAGGAACGAGCCATGCGAATCGAAGAGCAACTCTCCGCAGCCGACGTCGACGTGGAATACACTGTCGAAGGACACGTCTGTCGGGACATCGCATTCGACATCCTCCAGACGGCCCGGGACGACCAGGCTGATCAGATTCTGATGGGCTACCCAGAGGAGCACCCAACAATCACCGAAACCGTCGAATACAACGCTCCGTGTGGTGTGTTCTTCACGAGCAATGTGGACGCCATCGACGATCTCTCGACCATCAACATCGGTGCCGGGGGCGGTCCGCACCATCTCGCGCTGTTGCCGATCGTGAATCGGCTGGGGGAGCAGGGTGCCGAGGTACACGTCATCAGCGTCACTCCGGAGACGGGGGGGACCGCCGAACCCGTCGACGAAACCGTCTCGGCCCTCATGGAGATCGAGTCGCTCCACGTACACAACGTGACCGCCGACACGGTCGCCGAAGGGCTCGTCTCGACGACGATTGGAAACGGCGGACTTCTGGTTATTGGGGCGACCCGTGACCGCCGGCTCCGACGCTGGGTGTTCGGCAGCACGCCCGACCGAACGATCGATCTCGCCCGTTCCTCAAACGTTCCATTGCTGATTCACGCGAGCACGAGTGGCGTCTCCGGTCGTATCGAAGAGTACCTCTTCCCCATCTACCGCTATCTCCGACGTCACCTCGGGGAGCGACGTGCGTTCAGACGCATCATTGAGACGCCCAGTGAAACGGAGTAG
- a CDS encoding universal stress protein, translating into MYDHIFVPTDGSDHSDQAAEHAISLAEQFGAMIHALFVVEQAGPSGHWDFAVEQQEALGEEALDEVAALGEECGVHVEIHLRRGVPSEEIVDAATDYEADLIVLGTQGRTGFSRIATAGSTTERVVRLTGVPTLVIGGAGIGDE; encoded by the coding sequence ATGTACGACCATATTTTCGTTCCGACCGATGGTAGCGACCACAGCGACCAGGCTGCCGAACACGCGATCTCTCTCGCCGAGCAGTTCGGCGCAATGATTCACGCGCTGTTCGTCGTCGAACAGGCAGGGCCTAGCGGCCACTGGGACTTTGCGGTCGAACAACAGGAAGCACTCGGTGAAGAGGCGCTGGACGAGGTGGCCGCGCTGGGCGAAGAGTGCGGCGTACACGTCGAAATTCACCTTCGCCGTGGTGTGCCCAGTGAGGAGATCGTCGACGCCGCCACCGACTACGAGGCCGACCTCATCGTACTGGGGACGCAGGGCCGAACCGGGTTCTCACGCATCGCCACCGCTGGAAGCACGACAGAGCGTGTGGTCAGATTGACTGGGGTTCCGACACTCGTCATCGGCGGTGCGGGCATCGGAGACGAGTGA